The Paenibacillus beijingensis nucleotide sequence TTCTCTTTCGTTCAAGCGAGGCGGATTTCGGTAATGCAGTCTGGCGATTCATATTGTTCGTCGCGGATTGCGTTCGTTACGGGATACGAGCGCAGCTGGAACGGCTCGAGCGGCTGCAAATGCTTGCGCAGGAGGCCAAATTCCTTCACGGAAGGATTCAGCCAGTCGCTCATCCCTTCCTGATCCAGAACGACCGGAAGCCGCTCCTGCCAGAGCGCCATCGGTCCCGCCGAAGGCACGGTAACAAGGGTTACGGCCCGCATCAGTTCCCCTCCCGGGGAGCGCCACTCGTCGTATAATCCGGCCATGCCGAATAGATTGCGGCCTGGAACGATAATATGCATCGCCCGGGGCGCTTTCTCCCCTTCCGTCCGGCGCCAGCCATAAAAGCCGCTGCCCGGAACGACGCAGCGCCCTCTTTTCAGCATGCCGTCAAAATATGATCTGCTCTCCAGCCGGACAGCGTCCGCGTTTACCGCGTCTTTGGCCCAAAAAGGAAACAATCCCCACCTGCAATCGTCGATGATTCTTTGTTCATGACGGTCGTTCATGACGATGGATACCGTTTGCGTAGGCGCAATGTTATACCGGTTTGTATAACAGCGTCCGGCCTTTACAACCCCGAACATGTCCATAATTTCACTGACTTCCGCCGTTAATGAATAACGTTCGCACATTTTGAAGTACCCCCTGGTTTGTTTATAACCAGTATTTGCAAGGGGAGGGACACTATGCGCGGGAGAGGTGAAAAAGGTGAGGCAGCGCTCGGAGAAGGTTTGAATAATTCAATGGACATGCGGCCGCGATTCTCCGAGAAGATCAATAATGCGGTGAAAAGGCGGACGCGGCGCGGCGGGGTTGATCTTACGCTGTTGCAGCCGGATCGTTTGATCGTATCCCTCTAGGGTTACGATCCGTCTAAGCGCATGCTTCCGAAGCGGCTTTCCTTCAGAAAGCCTTCAGGCGAACGCTTCGCTTCTCCAGATTCAACCCCGCCGCTCTCGCTCTCCTTTTTCAGCCTATTCCGTAAACCGCTTGCGGAAGCGGTGCGGCGGAACGCCGGTATGGGCGGCGAACAGGCGCGAGAAATGCGGCGTTTGGCGGAAGCCGGTTTCTTCCGCCACGCGCGAGATCGGCCAGTCCGTCGTCAGCAGCAGCAGCTTCGCCTGATCGATACGGTAATAAAGCAAATATTGCTGCGGCGTGCAGCCGTACACTTCCGTCATGCAGCGTGCGATGTAATTGGCGTGCAATCCCAGCTCGCCGCTCAAATCGGTATTGGTCACTTGAAAACGGTAATGGGCTTTCAAATATGCGGCCGCACGCTCGGCGACCGATACGGCCGCTTTGGCCGCGTCGGAACGCCAGTCTTCCTCCAGCAACCGCAGCAAATCCAAAAACCGCTGCTGCCGGCCCCAGAAAGCGGCATGTGTGGAGCTTTGCGCCGCCTCGTGCAGCTTGGCCAGCGCCTCCCCGATCCGCTCGAAGGAGGACAGCGCCATCATCTTCGGCAGCCGGATCGCATATGTATAGTGATCTCCGCGCAGCGTCGCCTCGCGGCTTCCCCCGCTTTCCTCCCAAGCGCCGGCCGCCTGGAAATGAACCCAGTCAAACGTCGTCCGCTCCCGGCACGGCCGGATTGAATAATGCCTTTTGTCGGGTCTGAGGATGAGCGCTTGTCCCGGCTTCACGGTCCATGCCTGCTCTTCCTCGCCGATATGCAAAGCCCCCTCCTGAACAACGAGCAGGCCGAAAACCCCCATATTGACGCGGCTCGGATGCTCTTCGCCGGAAGCATACGTCACGCGGTTGGAATCGATAAAATAAGGAAGAGGCGGTGAACGAAACGTTACAATAAACGGGTCTGACAACTTAATCTCTCCTGCCTGTACGCTTTAAAGCAGCTAAAGTACTTTACAATTGCTTAGTGCCCTAATTTTGACACTCCGCACGGCTAAAGCCGTGGGATTCTTAGCTAGCCCATGCGTCCGCAGTCCGTTTCCGGTT carries:
- a CDS encoding SOS response-associated peptidase, which translates into the protein MCERYSLTAEVSEIMDMFGVVKAGRCYTNRYNIAPTQTVSIVMNDRHEQRIIDDCRWGLFPFWAKDAVNADAVRLESRSYFDGMLKRGRCVVPGSGFYGWRRTEGEKAPRAMHIIVPGRNLFGMAGLYDEWRSPGGELMRAVTLVTVPSAGPMALWQERLPVVLDQEGMSDWLNPSVKEFGLLRKHLQPLEPFQLRSYPVTNAIRDEQYESPDCITEIRLA
- a CDS encoding helix-turn-helix transcriptional regulator, producing MSDPFIVTFRSPPLPYFIDSNRVTYASGEEHPSRVNMGVFGLLVVQEGALHIGEEEQAWTVKPGQALILRPDKRHYSIRPCRERTTFDWVHFQAAGAWEESGGSREATLRGDHYTYAIRLPKMMALSSFERIGEALAKLHEAAQSSTHAAFWGRQQRFLDLLRLLEEDWRSDAAKAAVSVAERAAAYLKAHYRFQVTNTDLSGELGLHANYIARCMTEVYGCTPQQYLLYYRIDQAKLLLLTTDWPISRVAEETGFRQTPHFSRLFAAHTGVPPHRFRKRFTE